TCAACGGTAATATTGGTATCGCCATTAAAAACAAGACCGTCGGATAGTTTCACTTTTTGTGGTTTTTGATCACCATTTGCTTTATAAGCGATCTCTTGATTTTTAATATCTTCTGCATTTTTATCTGCTTTGGAGCCTACCTCTTGAATTTTATTTTCATTTTGGGTCGCTTTATCAGTAACCGTTTTAATGTCAGCTGTATTTTTAGTGACTTTATCAGTCACCGTCTTAATATCAGAGGTATTTTTGGTTACGTTAGTTTCTATTGCGGTAACTTTATTTGTAAAAGCTTCATCTAAACTAATGGTAACAGTTTGCTCGTTTTGGGTAACAGAAGTTTTAATTTCATTTTCTTTACCTTTTATGTTCAATTTTTGCGTTTTGAGCTCGACTTTACCGTAAGTACTACCATTAGAATTATCTGCTTCTAGATCTAAAGTTGAGCTAACGCCTTGAACTTTTTCATCTATATATTCCTTAACTGCTTTAGTTGTTGGAACTTTAGTACTGCTAGCATTTTGTGTAATGTTAGTTTCTTTATTTAATGTAAACGAAATCGTACCGTCAGTAGCATTAGAAGTCAGATCCGTTCCATCTCCTTTAATAGTTACTGTCGCACCAAGTTGCTTAGTAAATGAGTTACCGGTATTCCCCATAAACTTCAAGCCTTTGTTGATGGTTTCGATATTTTTATCGATTGCTTGTTTGAACGTAGTTGGAGCTTGAACACTTGTATCTTGCCCTTTTTCGTCTTTCAACTTAGCAAAAGTGGCGTTTTTAAACCCATCACTGCCATTATTCGCTTCCAACCCTAAAATACCGGTTGCCATGGTGCTAAACACGCTTGCTACGCCATAGAGTTGTCCGCCGTTGATGGCGTCGGTGGAAGTTTGAGTTACCTCACCGGCGGCGACATGGGTAATTAAACGTTCGCTACCTTGAGTGCCTACGCTGACAACTGCTTTATCTTTTGCTCCATTTTGATTTTGAGAAGTGCCGGCACCTGTCCAACTAAATTTAATGCCGCCTTTTCCATTTCCGGATGGGATTTCTGCGCTAGAAAGTGCGGTCTTTTTCGCCTCTGCTTTTGAGTTTTTGCCTAACGCGACGGAGTCACCGGCGTTTTCTTCTACGACTGCGCTATCACCAATCGCCACAGCGCCTATGCCTTTGGCGGTAGCATTGTAGCCAATGGCAATCGCATGTTCAGCTTTTTTGTCAGTATTCGCTTTAAAACCAAAGGCAATGGAATCCTGCCCCTCTGCGCGGTTGCTGTTGAAGTTGGAGGCTTTTATTTCCTCTTCTGTTAAGCTAGTCAGCTGTCTTTTTTTATCTTCAGTATTATCTGCAGTCACTGCTTTACTGATTTTTTCCTGCCATTCATCAAATTTTTTCTTTAATTCTTGGTCAGAAGTATTTGATTGTGCACCGGATTGCAGTTTTTCTAGTTCCGTAATAGCATTTGTAATTGTACTGGCAGTGGTTGCAATTTTATTATTTTCGCCTAGTTTTTTAACTTCATCTTTGATTAAGTTTAATGACTGCTGATTAAACGTCTCTTTCCCATTCGCTTTGCGGTTTAGGAGAGTAGCGTATTGTTTTGCTAATTCCACATAGCGCTCGTAGTTTTGCACTGCTTTTTGACCGTCGGTGATGCGTTTGGCTTCGCTACGCTCTGACGTTTGGTCGACTGCGAGGTATGGCGCGTTGAAGCCGGCGCCGCCGGAGGTGAGTAAGTTAACGCGTTCCTCGAGGGATTTTAATTGCCCCACGTTGGCGGCGTCGGTATCTAAATAACCGGACGCGACGTTAACCACGCGGCGCTCCTGCCCTTTGGAACCCACAGAAATCACGCCCGATTGCGCGCTGGTTGGGATGGTGATGGAGCCTTTTGGGGTGTATGGGTCGTGTAGTAAATCGTTATATAAATAATCAGTTTTGGATTGGTGCCCCAACGCCACGGAGTTATTTAAATAGGCAAGAGATTCAATCCCCAAGGCGATTGAGTTTGTGCCTTTATAGTGGTCTTTGTTTTGGTCATTTTTACCCGCAATCGTATTATTGCTCTCATCCTGCACCCTCGCGCGGTAACCCAAAGCGATACTGTTCACCCCTTCGGCATAGGAACGCACCCCAATCGCCATCGCATTTGTGGCACGATTTCCTGCATAAGCATAAGACCCTATCGCAAACCCGTTAGACGCATCCGCCAACGCCGAATACCCCAACGCTAAACTGTTCTCCCACAACGCAAAAGAACGCCCACCAATAACAATCGCGTTTTTGCCATTGCCGGTTTCACCGTGCTGTTGAGTTTTTCTGATATTATTTTTACCAATGGTTAATATTGTGCCATTCTCATAATCTACAGGCATAACCTCGCTGTTGTTTCCATTTTTCAGAATATCGTCAGCTTTTTTATCAAATTCTGCAATCTCATCTAAATCGGTTTGATTTTTATTGAAAGTTTTATATAACTCAAGCCATTTACCACCTTTATCTACGTTAAATCTAGCTCCAGCAGCCACCATCGAACCAATTGCGATAGTATGCTCGCCTACTGCGCGAGCGTTATAACCGTAGGACATGGAACCATTACTAGTGGCTTCGTTGAAGTTACCAATTGAGAGAGAATTGGCAGCAAACACCCGGGACTCTTGACCGATTGCCACACCACCGGTTGCATTTTGCCCAACAAAGGCACGCATCCCCATGGTGGTTGAGTAGTCAGCTAAAGCGAAAGATAGCGCACCGACGGATGTAGATAAGTTCCCAGCTGCTACTGCTCGAGAACCAATAGCGATAGCACCTATGCCAGCTGCATAAGTAGGGCTGTATATGCGGTTATCTTTACCATTTTTTTTCTGTAAATATTTTTGGTTAAATAAATCATTATCAAAATAAGATTTATCGCTAATGAGATCTTTGAATATAAGCTTTATAGTTTCTTCTGGAAGCATATCGTTAAATTGGTCGTTATCAATATCATCATTACCAATCGCAACTGAAGATTTACCAAGAGCAAATACATCAGAACCTAATGCTACTGATTGGGAATTTGCTCCTGAGTTAGAGCCAATGGCTATAGCTTGTCCAGCCCCTTCCTTTGTTTTAGCTAATTTGCCTAATGCGATAGCCTCTGATCCGAAAGCAGAACTACCGTAACCAATCGCAACCATACCAACATCATTTGGTTTTGATGCAACACCTACTGTTGCTCCTTTACCTATAGCAACATATTGCTTGTATTTTTTGTTGTGGTCCCATTTATCTGACAACTGAACAGCTTCTGCCCCAGCACCTTTATTATATTCGACGACTTGAAATGATCCATTATCAGTATAGCTATACACATTTTGACTAGCAAATGCCTCATTTGCTGTCAGTATAATTAAAGCCAGTAAAGTGAGCGAGAAATGAGCAGTTGAGGGGGGGGGTAGAACGGGTAGTTTGTGATGCAAGTTGTTGATTTGTAGCAAGTTCTGACACAACTTTGGTTATCCCAGAGGTCACATCGTACTTGCATTTGAAAATTTTATTCATTTCAAGCTCCTTACTTAATATAGATGTTGTGGATAATCATTTGATGATTTAGAAATTGGCGGATGCCCGCACAAATGTGAGAATGATTAGTATATCCAATATCTCCCCACAGAAAAAGCATAATTTTTGTGGGGATTAAAAAAAGTGCGGAATAATCTTTTTTTTTTTGGGGGGGGTATAGGCATTGGTTTAATTAGGTTCATGCTTTCTTGTGGTAACCCTTTGTTTTTTGCTGGCAAATATCTTGCTTTCCAAAAGCGCGAACTAGGCTAACTTGGGTTAGCCTAGGATAAAAATCAACGCTGATTAACGCAAAAAGGCGGGGATATTCCTTTCATATTCGGCAATTTTGTCTTCGTGCTGCAAGGTTAAACCGATATTATCTAATCCGTTTAATAAGCAATGGCGACGGAACTCATCAAGTTCAAAATGATACACTTTTTCGCCTACGGTAACGGTCATGGCTTCTAAATCCACATGAATTTGTTTGCCTTCGTTTGCCCATACCCATTGAAAGATGTCTTCTACTTCGTCTTCCGTTAATTTAATCGGCAGCATGTGGTTGTTTAAGCTGTTGTTGTAGAAAATATCTGCGAAACTTGGCGCGATCATGACTTTAAACCCGTAATCCGCTAATGCCCAAGGGGCGTGTTCTCGAGATGAGCCACAGCCTAGATTTTTGCGCGCCAGCAAAATGGTAGCGCCTTGATATTGGGGAAAATTCAACACGAATTCTGGATTGGGTTGGGTTTCCGCGGCATCAAGATAACGCCATTCGTGGAATAAGTGTTTACCAAAACCCACGCGGGTGATGGCTTGTAAAAATTGTTTTGGAATAATAGCATCAGTGTCCACGTTTGCTGCGTCAAGTGGAACCACTAAGCCTGAATGTTGTTTTAATCCTGCCATTTTTTATCCTTGTCGGGGCTTGCCTGCCCACCATTTAAATTTATCTTATCGTGGTATTATGTTTTGGTGGGCAAGGATGCCCACCCTACGATTAGTTTAATTCCACTATGTTTTGGTGGACAAGGATGCCCACCCTACGATTAGTCTAATTCCATTATGTTTTGGTGGGCAAGGATGCCCACCCTACGATTAGTCTAATTCCACTATGTTTTGGTGGGCAAGGATGCCCACCCTACGATTAGTTTAATTCCATTATGTTTTGGTGGGCAAGGATGCCCACCTACGATTAGTTTAATTCCATTATGTTTTGGTGGACAAGGATGCCCACCCTACGATTAGTCTAATTCCATTATGTTTTGGTGGGCAAGGATGCCCACCTACGATTAGTTTAATTCCACGTTGCGAATATCAACGAATTTACCAAACATTCCCGCGGCAGCTGCCATGGCGGGGCTGACTAAATGGGTACGTCCGTTGCGACCTTGGCGACCTTCGAAGTTGCGGTTTGAGGTTGAGGCACAACGTTCCCATTCGCCTAAACGGTCGTCGTTCATGCCTAAACACATAGAGCAACCCGGGTTACGCCATTCAGCGCCAGCTTCGAGAAAAATTTTATCCAAGCCTTCTTTTTCCGCTTGTTCTTTTACCAAGCCAGAACCGGGAACCACTAAAATGCGTTTTACGTTGTCTGCTTTTTTACGACCTTTCATTACCGCGGCGGCGGCGCGTAAATCTTCGATACGCGAGTTGGTGCAAGAACCGATAAACACTTGATCCACAGGAATATCTTTCAGATCGGTATTGGGTTCTAAGCCGATATAAGCCAGGGCTTTTTCCGCGGAGGCTTTAGTAACCGGATCTGCCATTTCCGCTGGATTTGGCACCTTTTCATCAATGGCAATCACTTGCCCCGGGTTCGTTCCCCAGGTCACTTGCGGTGCAATATCTTTTGCCTCCAACACCACAACAGTATCGAATTTCGCATCATCATCGGATTTTAAGGTTTTCCAGTATTCCACTGCATCATCCCAATCTTTGCCTTTTGGTGCGTGTGGTTTATCTTTTAAGTAAGCAAATGTGGTTTCATCTGGTGCTACAAGACCGGCTTTTGCACCAAATTCAATCGCCATATTACATACAGTCATACGACCTTCCATTGAAAGAGCGCGAATTGCTTCGCCACAGAACTCCACAACGTGTCCTGTACCGCCTGCCATGGTGGTTTTACCGATAATCGCAAGTACAATGTCTTTTGCGGTAATCCCCGGGTTTACTTTGCCTCGTACTTCCACTTTCATGCTTTTGGCTCGCGCTTGTTTTAAGGTTTGCGTAGCAAGTACGTGTTCCACTTCAGATGTCCCAATCCCAAATGCCAAGGCGCCAAATGCCCCGTGGGTTGCGGTATGTGAATCGCCACAAACAATGGTCATCCCAGGTAACGTCAAGCCTTGTTCAGGTCCCATGACATGCACAATCCCCTGCGCTTTGCTATTCATATCAAACAAGGAAATGCCCGTCGCTTTACAGTTTTTATCTAACTCTAATACTTGAATTTTTGCTTGACCTTCTAATTTGTTTACATCACGCACTTGGGTGGAGATACTGTGATCCATGGTGCCGAAGGTTTTGCTTACTTGGCGCACTTGACGCCCTGCTACGCGCAACCCGTCAAAGGCTTGCGGGCTGGTGACTTCGTGAATTAAATGTCGATTAATATATAAAATCGGGGTTTCTCCCTCTGCTTCATATACCACGTGGGCATCAAACAGTTTTTGATAAAGGGTTTTTGCCATTTTTGTGTCCTGTAAGGTGGGGAAGTCCACCATTAATTAAACTGTGAATAGAAAGATTATTAGTAGGACGCCAAGCATGACGTCGCTACCATCATTTCAAATGTTATTTGTAGGGTATAAATTTTGCGCTTAAATTGCGTTTGCTATTAAGGTGCCCATTTCTGCGGTTGAAATCGGTTGGGTTTCGTCCGCTAAATCTGCGGTGCGATACCCTTGCGCCAAGACTTTTTTCACTGCATTTTCAATGGCATTGGTGGCGTCGTTTAAGTCAAAACTATGACGTAGCATCATTGCCGCTGATAAAATTTGCGCAATCGGGTTAGCAATCCCTTTGCCGGCGATATCCGGCGCCGAGCCGCCGGCGGGTTCGTATAAACCAAAGCCAGTTTCATTTAAACTGGCTGATGGTAACATGCCCATGGAGCCTGTAATCATGGCACATTCATCAGAAACAATATCGCCAAAAATATTGGAACAAAGTAATACATCAAAAAATTCCGGTTGTTTGATTAATTGCATAGTCGCGTTATCAATATAAATGTGATCTAATTTTACTTCTGGATAGTTTTTTGCCACATCCATCACGACGTCGCGCCATAAAGTTGAGCTGATTAACACATTGGCTTTGTCTACGGAAGTGACGTGTTTATTGCGTTTCATTGCGGTTTCAAACGCTACTTTAGCAATGCGTTCGATTTCATAGCGGTGATACACTTCTGTATCATAGGCTTTTTCGTTCGCGCCCTCGCCCTCTCGACCTTTCGGTTGACCAAAATAAATCCCGCCGGTTAATTCGCGCACGGTCACCATATCAAAGCCTTTCGCCGCAATATCCGCACGCAATGGACAGAATTTTTCCAAACCTTTATATAAAGTCGCCGGACGCAAATTACAAAATAGCGCAAAATGTTTACGCAAGGGTAATAACGCGCCGCGCTCAGGTTGTTGATTTGGTGGCAAATGCTCCCATTTTGGACCGCCGACGGAACCAAATAAAATCGCCTCACTTTCCTCACAGCCTTTGATTGTTTCCGCTGGCAACGGAGTTCCGTGATTGTCAATAGCAATGCCACCGACGTCAAAAGTGCGGTAATTTAATGTAAAATTATATTT
This sequence is a window from [Pasteurella] mairii. Protein-coding genes within it:
- the leuD gene encoding 3-isopropylmalate dehydratase small subunit, translated to MAGLKQHSGLVVPLDAANVDTDAIIPKQFLQAITRVGFGKHLFHEWRYLDAAETQPNPEFVLNFPQYQGATILLARKNLGCGSSREHAPWALADYGFKVMIAPSFADIFYNNSLNNHMLPIKLTEDEVEDIFQWVWANEGKQIHVDLEAMTVTVGEKVYHFELDEFRRHCLLNGLDNIGLTLQHEDKIAEYERNIPAFLR
- the leuB gene encoding 3-isopropylmalate dehydrogenase, yielding MTTYNVAVLSGDGIGPEIMAEAIKVLDVVQQKYNFTLNYRTFDVGGIAIDNHGTPLPAETIKGCEESEAILFGSVGGPKWEHLPPNQQPERGALLPLRKHFALFCNLRPATLYKGLEKFCPLRADIAAKGFDMVTVRELTGGIYFGQPKGREGEGANEKAYDTEVYHRYEIERIAKVAFETAMKRNKHVTSVDKANVLISSTLWRDVVMDVAKNYPEVKLDHIYIDNATMQLIKQPEFFDVLLCSNIFGDIVSDECAMITGSMGMLPSASLNETGFGLYEPAGGSAPDIAGKGIANPIAQILSAAMMLRHSFDLNDATNAIENAVKKVLAQGYRTADLADETQPISTAEMGTLIANAI
- the leuC gene encoding 3-isopropylmalate dehydratase large subunit, whose protein sequence is MAKTLYQKLFDAHVVYEAEGETPILYINRHLIHEVTSPQAFDGLRVAGRQVRQVSKTFGTMDHSISTQVRDVNKLEGQAKIQVLELDKNCKATGISLFDMNSKAQGIVHVMGPEQGLTLPGMTIVCGDSHTATHGAFGALAFGIGTSEVEHVLATQTLKQARAKSMKVEVRGKVNPGITAKDIVLAIIGKTTMAGGTGHVVEFCGEAIRALSMEGRMTVCNMAIEFGAKAGLVAPDETTFAYLKDKPHAPKGKDWDDAVEYWKTLKSDDDAKFDTVVVLEAKDIAPQVTWGTNPGQVIAIDEKVPNPAEMADPVTKASAEKALAYIGLEPNTDLKDIPVDQVFIGSCTNSRIEDLRAAAAVMKGRKKADNVKRILVVPGSGLVKEQAEKEGLDKIFLEAGAEWRNPGCSMCLGMNDDRLGEWERCASTSNRNFEGRQGRNGRTHLVSPAMAAAAGMFGKFVDIRNVELN